The following proteins come from a genomic window of Mycolicibacterium rufum:
- a CDS encoding beta-glucosidase, with amino-acid sequence MTSFPDPTDLTLEEKVSLTSGASFWYTEAVERLGVPAIMLTDGPHGVRKQRAGADHLGIGDSEPATCFPPAVALGCSWDRDLVERIGAALGAEAADRDVAVLLGPGVNIKRTPLCGRTFEYFSEDPVVSGVLGAAMVSGIQSRGVGASVKHFAANNQETDRMRVSADIDPRPLREMYLRAFAHIVREAQPWTVMCSYNRINGVYAAQDPWLLTTVLREEWGYDGVVVSDWGAVDDRAASLAAGLDLAMPGPTHAGDAAVLAALEAGTVDERRVDEAAGRLLRMIDRAQHAAADPVDADAHHALAREAAGRSIVLLRNDGGLLPLRRETAIAVIGTFAVEPRYQGGGSSKINPTRLDTALDEIRSLATGPVTFDPGDRVDDAAAVASAADVAVVFLGLPDAAESEGYDRDDIDLPADQLALLDAVVTANPRTVVVLSNGGVVSLPFADTVPAVLEGWLLGQAGGGAVADVLFGVVNPSAKLTETIPRRLQDTPAHLGFPGEHGHVRYGEGLFVGYRWYDARDLDVAFPFGHGLSYTTFDYRDASAAVDDAGDVTVRVSVTNTGTAAGREVVQVYTGLPISAVARPPRECKAFASVPLDPGETREVVLTVRREDLAYWDIRVDRWVVEAGVYTVDVAASSRDIRTSVTVDVDGDDVRVPLTRMSSIGEVMAHPVAGPALAQAMAAAMPDLSGAGGIMPEGVDIARMLGAIPIGRAGMFAAAGGADVDPALIDALLDDADASKD; translated from the coding sequence ATGACCTCCTTCCCGGACCCGACCGACCTGACGCTCGAGGAGAAGGTGTCGCTCACCAGCGGCGCGAGTTTCTGGTACACCGAAGCCGTTGAGCGCCTTGGCGTTCCGGCGATCATGCTGACCGACGGGCCGCACGGGGTGCGCAAGCAGCGCGCCGGCGCCGATCACCTGGGCATCGGTGACAGCGAGCCGGCGACGTGCTTCCCGCCGGCGGTCGCCCTCGGCTGCTCCTGGGATCGCGACCTCGTGGAACGCATCGGCGCGGCACTCGGCGCCGAGGCCGCCGACCGGGACGTGGCGGTGCTGCTCGGGCCCGGCGTCAACATCAAGCGCACGCCGCTGTGCGGGCGCACCTTCGAGTACTTCTCCGAGGATCCGGTCGTGTCCGGGGTGCTGGGCGCGGCGATGGTCAGCGGCATCCAGAGCCGCGGGGTGGGCGCCTCGGTGAAGCACTTCGCGGCCAACAACCAGGAGACCGACCGGATGCGGGTCAGCGCCGACATCGACCCCCGGCCGCTGCGGGAGATGTACCTGCGCGCCTTCGCTCACATCGTGCGCGAGGCGCAGCCGTGGACGGTGATGTGCTCCTACAACCGGATCAACGGGGTGTACGCCGCGCAGGACCCGTGGCTGCTGACCACGGTGCTCCGGGAGGAGTGGGGCTACGACGGTGTCGTCGTGTCGGATTGGGGCGCCGTCGACGACCGGGCGGCGTCGCTGGCCGCCGGACTCGACCTCGCGATGCCCGGCCCGACCCACGCGGGAGACGCGGCGGTCCTTGCCGCGCTCGAGGCCGGAACCGTCGACGAACGGCGCGTGGACGAGGCAGCCGGCCGGCTGCTGCGGATGATCGACCGGGCCCAGCATGCCGCGGCCGATCCCGTCGACGCAGACGCCCACCACGCGCTGGCCCGCGAGGCGGCCGGGCGGTCGATCGTCCTGCTGCGCAACGACGGCGGATTGCTGCCGCTGCGCCGCGAGACCGCTATCGCGGTCATCGGCACCTTCGCCGTCGAACCCCGCTACCAGGGCGGCGGCTCATCGAAGATCAACCCGACGCGGCTCGACACCGCGCTGGACGAGATTCGTTCTCTGGCAACCGGACCCGTCACCTTCGATCCCGGTGACCGAGTCGACGACGCCGCTGCCGTCGCGTCGGCCGCCGACGTCGCCGTCGTGTTCCTGGGCCTGCCGGACGCCGCGGAGTCCGAAGGCTATGACCGGGACGACATCGACCTGCCCGCGGACCAACTCGCGCTGCTCGATGCTGTGGTCACCGCCAACCCGCGCACCGTGGTGGTGCTGTCCAACGGCGGGGTGGTGTCGCTTCCGTTCGCCGACACGGTGCCCGCGGTGCTCGAGGGATGGCTGCTGGGTCAGGCCGGCGGCGGCGCGGTGGCCGATGTGCTGTTCGGTGTGGTCAACCCGTCGGCCAAACTGACCGAGACCATCCCGCGGCGATTGCAGGACACGCCTGCGCATCTCGGCTTCCCCGGAGAACACGGCCACGTCCGGTACGGCGAGGGGCTGTTCGTCGGCTACCGGTGGTACGACGCGCGGGACCTCGACGTCGCGTTCCCGTTCGGACACGGGCTGAGCTACACCACCTTCGACTACCGGGACGCGTCGGCCGCGGTCGACGACGCCGGCGACGTCACCGTGCGGGTGTCGGTGACCAACACCGGCACCGCCGCCGGACGGGAAGTCGTGCAGGTGTACACCGGCCTGCCCATCAGCGCCGTGGCGCGCCCGCCGCGGGAGTGCAAGGCATTCGCGTCGGTGCCGCTCGATCCGGGCGAGACGCGCGAGGTGGTGCTGACCGTTCGGCGAGAAGATCTGGCGTACTGGGACATTCGTGTCGACCGGTGGGTCGTCGAGGCCGGGGTGTACACCGTGGACGTCGCCGCGTCGAGCCGCGACATCCGCACTTCTGTGACGGTGGACGTGGACGGCGACGACGTCAGGGTGCCATTGACGCGGATGTCGTCGATCGGCGAGGTGATGGCCCACCCGGTGGCCGGCCCCGCGCTGGCCCAGGCGATGGCCGCGGCGATGCCGGATCTCAGCGGCGCCGGCGGGATCATGCCCGAGGGGGTGGACATCGCGCGCATGCTCGGCGCGATCCCCATCGGACGGGCGGGGATGTTCGCCGCCGCCGGAGGCGCAGACGTCGACCCGGCGCTGATCGACGCCCTGCTGGACGACGCCGATGCGTCCAAAGATTAG
- a CDS encoding GNAT family N-acetyltransferase, translating into MDVRLHDDPEAFLALAAPLYRRDPVLHTIELTALGAGVPANAVMVTAHEGTDVVGAALQTPPYPLLVTGLAGGGSRAAAEALAGSHPDVPGVRGVREVAGRFSANWHAVTGRAGHVDLGERLYRLGTLIPPAEVPGTARLATAQDHAVLIDWVEGFFVETFNEPRDDAAGARFVGRAAEVGDRFVLWTLDDEPVSMAMLRAPAAGVSRIGPVYTPPASRERGFGSAVTAAACALAHRSGTPEVVLFADLANPVSNAIYRRIGFEAVTDFVRIDFGAD; encoded by the coding sequence ATGGACGTCCGACTCCACGACGACCCGGAAGCGTTCCTCGCTCTCGCCGCGCCGCTGTACCGGCGCGATCCGGTCCTGCACACGATCGAGCTGACCGCGCTCGGCGCGGGGGTGCCCGCCAACGCGGTGATGGTCACCGCGCACGAGGGAACGGACGTGGTCGGTGCCGCGCTGCAGACGCCGCCCTACCCGCTGCTGGTCACCGGTCTGGCCGGCGGCGGCTCGCGGGCGGCGGCCGAAGCGCTCGCGGGCTCGCATCCGGATGTGCCCGGGGTGCGCGGTGTCCGCGAGGTCGCCGGCCGGTTCTCGGCGAACTGGCATGCGGTCACGGGCCGGGCCGGGCACGTCGACCTCGGCGAGCGGCTCTACCGGCTGGGCACGCTGATCCCACCGGCCGAGGTGCCGGGCACCGCTCGCCTCGCCACGGCGCAGGATCACGCCGTCCTGATCGACTGGGTGGAGGGCTTCTTCGTCGAGACGTTCAACGAGCCCCGCGACGACGCCGCGGGCGCGCGGTTCGTCGGCCGCGCCGCCGAGGTCGGGGACCGGTTCGTGCTGTGGACGCTCGACGACGAGCCGGTGAGCATGGCGATGCTGCGCGCGCCCGCGGCGGGCGTCTCCCGGATCGGACCGGTGTACACGCCGCCGGCGTCGCGGGAGCGGGGGTTCGGGTCGGCGGTCACCGCCGCGGCGTGCGCGCTCGCCCACCGCAGCGGCACCCCTGAGGTGGTGCTGTTCGCGGACCTGGCCAATCCGGTGTCCAACGCCATCTACCGGCGCATCGGCTTCGAGGCGGTCACCGACTTCGTCCGCATCGACTTCGGCGCGGACTGA
- a CDS encoding homocysteine S-methyltransferase family protein — MGQRSICPAEGTRVFVTDGGVETDLMFRRGVDLPHFAAFVLVDTAEGRSALRDYYREYVSIASASGRPLLLESPTWRANPDWGRLLGYDARDLARVNSAAIAFMAELRRDHADAVGHILVSGSIGPRHDGYCASSEPHPDAAFDYHRPQLAVFAAGGADVATAYTITHIGEAIGIVRAARAEGLPIAVSFTVDADGRLLSGIDLAEAITAVDEAAPPDYFLVNCAHPHHIARALGSEPADWNRRIAGIRANASTAGHADLDAAIARGDGTPSDFAAAQADLFDRLPHLSILGGCCGTDERHIDAMVREISRRTAETRPGKPTIEDQ, encoded by the coding sequence GTGGGCCAACGCAGTATTTGTCCGGCCGAGGGCACCAGGGTGTTCGTCACCGACGGCGGCGTGGAGACCGACCTGATGTTCCGCCGCGGTGTGGACTTGCCGCACTTCGCGGCCTTCGTGCTGGTGGACACGGCCGAAGGCCGATCGGCGCTGCGTGACTACTACAGGGAATACGTCTCTATCGCGTCGGCGAGTGGACGTCCGCTTCTTCTGGAGAGCCCCACCTGGCGCGCCAACCCGGACTGGGGTCGGCTCCTCGGTTACGACGCCCGCGATCTCGCGCGGGTGAACTCCGCAGCGATCGCGTTCATGGCTGAACTGCGCCGCGACCACGCCGACGCCGTCGGCCACATCCTCGTCAGCGGAAGCATCGGGCCGCGCCACGACGGGTACTGCGCCTCGTCGGAGCCGCACCCGGACGCCGCATTCGACTATCACAGGCCGCAACTGGCCGTATTCGCCGCTGGCGGTGCCGATGTGGCCACCGCTTACACCATCACGCACATCGGCGAGGCCATCGGCATCGTGCGCGCCGCCCGGGCCGAGGGACTGCCGATCGCGGTATCGTTCACGGTCGACGCGGACGGACGTCTGCTCAGCGGCATCGACCTGGCGGAGGCGATCACAGCGGTCGACGAGGCCGCACCTCCCGACTACTTCCTGGTCAACTGCGCGCATCCGCACCACATCGCCAGGGCACTCGGCTCCGAGCCGGCCGACTGGAACCGCCGGATCGCCGGGATACGCGCGAACGCGTCGACCGCCGGCCACGCGGATCTGGACGCTGCGATCGCGCGCGGCGACGGCACGCCGTCCGACTTCGCCGCCGCGCAGGCCGATCTGTTCGACCGGCTCCCGCACCTGTCCATCCTGGGCGGCTGCTGCGGTACCGACGAGCGTCACATCGACGCCATGGTGCGCGAGATCTCGCGCCGCACCGCGGAGACCAGACCCGGAAAACCGACCATCGAGGATCAATGA
- the lysE gene encoding L-lysine exporter — MALIAAIGAQNAFVLRQGIRGEHVLPVVAVCTVSDLLLVTAGIAGFGALVSAHPDIVTVATYSGAAFLLGYGLLAARRALRPGTLTPSDAQPARLAGVLATCLALTFLNPHVYLDTVVLLGALANEHHDGRWLFGIGAVTASAVWFTSLGFGARRLRRYFESPRTWRLLDGGIAAMMIALSVTLVLN; from the coding sequence ATGGCGCTGATCGCGGCCATCGGCGCGCAGAACGCGTTCGTGCTCCGTCAGGGCATCCGAGGGGAACACGTACTGCCGGTGGTCGCCGTCTGCACGGTGTCCGACCTGCTCCTCGTCACTGCGGGCATCGCGGGCTTCGGCGCCCTGGTCAGCGCACACCCCGACATCGTCACCGTCGCGACCTACAGCGGCGCGGCGTTCCTGCTCGGGTACGGGCTGCTCGCGGCGCGGCGCGCACTCCGGCCGGGGACGCTGACCCCGTCCGACGCGCAACCGGCCCGCCTGGCCGGGGTCCTGGCGACCTGCCTGGCCCTGACGTTCCTCAACCCGCACGTCTACCTCGACACCGTGGTGCTGCTCGGCGCCCTGGCCAATGAGCACCACGACGGGCGCTGGCTGTTCGGCATCGGAGCGGTCACCGCCAGCGCCGTCTGGTTCACCAGCCTCGGGTTCGGCGCCCGGCGGTTGCGCCGGTACTTCGAGTCGCCGCGGACGTGGCGGCTGCTCGACGGCGGCATCGCGGCGATGATGATCGCGCTGAGTGTGACACTGGTCCTCAACTGA
- a CDS encoding TetR/AcrR family transcriptional regulator has translation MSPANTEGLRERKKRQTREAVRHAAFRLFERNGYPNTTIEQIAEAADVSPRTFFRYFPNKAALLIPDQLMEPIIALFLAAPADLSPIAAYRHALEQVFSGFAGAEWGEEMARQQLLYTLPEAGGALYHEYIHTIELITEALATRLNRPVDDPELRITAGAMTGVMMAALHGTPMDPAALMSGLDFLDAGLPLTP, from the coding sequence ATGTCCCCCGCAAACACAGAGGGGCTCCGGGAACGCAAGAAACGGCAGACCCGCGAAGCCGTCCGCCACGCGGCGTTCCGGCTGTTCGAACGCAACGGCTACCCGAACACGACGATCGAGCAGATCGCCGAGGCCGCGGATGTCTCCCCGCGCACGTTCTTCCGCTACTTCCCGAACAAGGCCGCGCTACTGATCCCCGATCAGCTGATGGAACCGATCATCGCGCTGTTCCTCGCCGCCCCCGCCGACCTGTCCCCGATCGCCGCCTACCGCCACGCGCTCGAGCAGGTCTTCAGCGGTTTCGCGGGAGCCGAGTGGGGCGAGGAGATGGCACGCCAGCAACTGCTCTACACGCTGCCCGAGGCAGGTGGCGCGCTCTATCACGAGTACATCCACACCATCGAACTCATCACCGAAGCGCTCGCCACCCGGCTGAACCGGCCCGTGGACGATCCGGAGCTGAGGATCACCGCCGGCGCGATGACCGGCGTGATGATGGCGGCGCTGCACGGCACACCGATGGACCCGGCAGCGCTCATGTCAGGACTGGATTTCCTCGACGCCGGGCTGCCCCTCACCCCGTAG
- a CDS encoding ABC transporter substrate-binding protein, with amino-acid sequence MPEMWSRRNVLTMAAAAALLTACRSEKPGAVASDGSVTVTHAFGETTIPKPPTRVVSAGLNDADFLLSVGVVPVAVTDWFGGEPFGVWPWAQPRLGGATPAVLSLADGMPIKEIAAARPDLIVATNAGLDADTYTALKAIAPTIPQSGRSAFFEPWRDQADLIGQAVYHHADMNSLIDGVGAAFTKVRDDHPQFADRTVLLLDGRLEPGGARVSGPAWRREFLTAMGLTVADADGLIPRDRLTPVLDGADVVIWTTESDEEQAALLADPAVAQSRATPQNRNVFTGKELAGAIAYASTLSYPVVADKLPPMIAAALG; translated from the coding sequence GTGCCCGAAATGTGGTCCCGGCGGAACGTCCTGACGATGGCCGCCGCGGCCGCGCTGCTGACCGCCTGCCGATCCGAGAAGCCGGGCGCCGTCGCCTCGGACGGCTCCGTCACCGTCACCCATGCCTTCGGCGAGACCACCATCCCCAAGCCGCCGACCCGGGTGGTCAGCGCCGGACTCAACGACGCCGACTTCCTGCTCTCGGTGGGTGTCGTCCCGGTCGCGGTAACCGACTGGTTCGGCGGGGAACCGTTCGGCGTGTGGCCGTGGGCGCAACCGCGGCTCGGCGGCGCGACCCCGGCGGTGCTCTCCCTCGCCGACGGGATGCCGATCAAGGAGATCGCCGCGGCGCGGCCGGATCTGATCGTCGCGACCAACGCCGGACTCGACGCCGACACCTACACGGCGCTCAAGGCGATCGCCCCGACCATCCCCCAGTCCGGCCGGTCCGCGTTCTTCGAACCGTGGCGCGACCAGGCCGACCTGATCGGGCAGGCCGTCTACCACCACGCCGACATGAACTCACTGATCGACGGTGTCGGCGCGGCCTTCACCAAGGTCAGGGACGACCATCCGCAGTTCGCCGACCGGACCGTGCTGCTGCTCGACGGGCGCCTCGAGCCCGGCGGCGCACGGGTCAGCGGTCCGGCCTGGCGGCGGGAGTTCCTGACCGCGATGGGCCTCACCGTCGCCGACGCCGACGGGCTGATCCCCCGCGACCGCCTCACCCCGGTGCTCGACGGCGCGGACGTGGTGATCTGGACGACCGAGAGCGACGAGGAACAGGCCGCGCTGCTCGCCGACCCCGCCGTCGCGCAGTCACGCGCCACCCCGCAGAACCGGAACGTGTTCACCGGCAAGGAGCTGGCCGGCGCGATCGCCTACGCCTCGACGCTGTCCTACCCGGTGGTGGCCGACAAGCTGCCGCCGATGATCGCGGCCGCTCTGGGCTGA
- a CDS encoding queuosine precursor transporter: MTEQPTDLDRHATFARVGSAYYPILVAVFTALVIISNVTATKGVAFGPIITDGGFIVFPLTYVIGDVLSEVYGFKAARRAIFTGFAMNILAALAFWVTIYLPAADFYTNQEHFENVVHAYTQLIIAGLAGFIVGQTLNAWVVVAIKERTKEKHLWARLVGSTFVGQLGDTLVFCTIAASAIGISTFKDFAVYTALGWFYKTAVEVVMLPITYRVIALIKRKEPTYQLVG, translated from the coding sequence GTGACCGAGCAGCCCACCGACCTGGATCGACACGCCACCTTCGCGCGCGTGGGCTCGGCCTACTATCCGATCCTCGTCGCGGTCTTCACCGCCCTGGTGATCATCTCGAACGTCACCGCCACCAAGGGCGTCGCCTTCGGGCCGATCATCACCGACGGCGGCTTCATCGTGTTCCCCCTGACCTACGTGATCGGCGACGTGCTCAGCGAGGTGTACGGCTTCAAGGCCGCCAGGCGCGCGATCTTCACCGGTTTCGCGATGAACATCCTTGCCGCGCTTGCCTTCTGGGTGACGATCTACCTGCCGGCGGCCGATTTCTACACCAACCAGGAGCACTTCGAGAACGTCGTGCACGCCTACACCCAGCTGATCATCGCGGGGCTGGCGGGCTTCATCGTCGGGCAGACCCTCAACGCGTGGGTGGTGGTGGCGATCAAGGAGCGGACCAAGGAGAAGCACCTGTGGGCGCGGCTGGTCGGCTCGACGTTCGTCGGCCAGCTCGGCGACACGCTGGTGTTCTGCACCATCGCGGCCAGCGCGATCGGGATCTCGACGTTCAAGGACTTCGCCGTCTACACCGCGCTGGGCTGGTTCTACAAGACCGCCGTCGAAGTGGTCATGCTGCCCATCACCTACCGGGTGATCGCGCTGATCAAGCGCAAGGAGCCGACGTACCAGCTGGTCGGTTAA
- a CDS encoding IS481 family transposase produces MSHANAALTPRARLRLARLVVESNWTYAAAAKMFMVAPRTAKKWADRFRAEGVAGMDDRSSRPHLTPTKTSQQVMRRIVDVRWRKRLGPVQIAGQLGVPASTVHAVLTRCRINRLSYIDRVTGEPIRRYEHGHPGSLIHVDVTKFANIPDGGGHKFLTHQQSKRNARQTARRTGDRGDRAHQYRPRIGIAFLHTVIDDHSRVAYAEICTDETAVTAIGVLRRAVTWFAERGVIVERVLSDNGSAYRSYAWRDACAELDIIPKRTRPYRPQTNGKIERFHRTLGDGWAYARLYQSTEERNTALPGWLHFYNHHRAHSAIGGQPPVTRLTNLPGHHS; encoded by the coding sequence GTGTCCCACGCTAACGCTGCTCTGACCCCGCGCGCTCGATTGAGGCTCGCCCGGCTCGTCGTCGAGTCCAACTGGACCTACGCCGCTGCCGCCAAGATGTTCATGGTCGCCCCACGCACGGCCAAGAAGTGGGCCGACCGGTTCCGCGCCGAGGGTGTCGCCGGGATGGACGACCGCAGTTCGCGACCACACCTCACCCCTACCAAGACCAGCCAGCAGGTCATGCGGCGGATCGTCGACGTGCGGTGGCGCAAGCGGTTGGGGCCGGTGCAGATAGCCGGTCAACTCGGAGTGCCGGCCTCCACGGTGCATGCGGTGTTGACCCGGTGTCGGATCAACCGCTTGTCCTATATCGACCGCGTCACCGGTGAACCCATTCGACGCTATGAGCATGGCCATCCGGGCTCGTTGATCCACGTCGACGTCACCAAGTTCGCCAACATCCCCGACGGCGGCGGCCATAAGTTCCTGACTCATCAACAGAGCAAGCGCAACGCGCGCCAAACGGCCCGACGCACTGGCGACCGCGGTGATCGCGCCCACCAATACCGGCCGAGAATAGGAATTGCGTTCCTGCACACCGTGATCGATGATCACTCCCGCGTGGCCTATGCCGAAATCTGTACCGACGAAACAGCGGTCACGGCGATCGGTGTGCTGCGGCGGGCCGTGACCTGGTTCGCCGAGCGGGGCGTCATCGTCGAACGCGTCCTGTCCGACAACGGATCGGCCTACCGGTCCTACGCCTGGCGCGACGCCTGCGCCGAACTGGACATAATCCCGAAGCGGACCCGTCCGTATCGGCCCCAGACCAACGGCAAGATCGAGCGATTCCACCGCACCCTGGGCGACGGTTGGGCCTACGCCCGGCTCTACCAATCGACCGAAGAACGCAACACCGCCCTACCGGGTTGGCTGCACTTCTACAATCACCACCGAGCCCACTCCGCCATCGGAGGACAGCCACCGGTCACCCGACTGACCAACCTCCCTGGACATCACAGTTAA
- a CDS encoding EamA family transporter, whose protein sequence is MGGGPARAGAVMAVSAMVSVQLGMAVAVNLIEDIGSDGTAWLRLAWAGLLLLVVVRPRPSSFTRKTFGMCVVLGVVSAAVSLFFMASLDRLPLGTATALEFLGPLAVAAAHGTGRARVLWPGLAAIGVVLLSQPFGGGVDLKGVLLALAAGAAWAVYILLTQNVGDQVAGVTGLAVSMPVAGVVATFTVSPAVFERMTLHVLLVGLGMAILLPVVPFVLELLALRRLTTAAFGTLMCLEPALAFVVGFTLLHQSLDGWAVAGIVVVVIAGVGAARSGGRQADMHIEVG, encoded by the coding sequence ATGGGTGGGGGGCCGGCGCGCGCCGGTGCGGTGATGGCGGTGTCGGCGATGGTGTCGGTTCAGCTCGGCATGGCGGTGGCGGTCAATCTGATCGAGGACATCGGTTCCGACGGCACGGCGTGGCTGCGGCTGGCGTGGGCCGGTCTGCTGCTGCTCGTGGTGGTGCGGCCGCGCCCGTCGTCGTTCACTCGCAAGACGTTCGGCATGTGCGTCGTCCTGGGCGTCGTGAGCGCCGCGGTGTCGTTGTTCTTCATGGCGTCGCTGGATCGTCTGCCGCTGGGCACCGCCACCGCGCTCGAGTTCCTCGGTCCGCTGGCGGTGGCCGCGGCGCACGGCACGGGCCGCGCGCGCGTGCTGTGGCCGGGGCTGGCGGCAATCGGGGTGGTGCTGTTGAGTCAGCCGTTCGGCGGCGGCGTCGACCTGAAGGGGGTGCTGCTGGCGCTGGCGGCCGGAGCGGCGTGGGCGGTGTACATCCTGCTGACCCAGAACGTCGGCGATCAGGTGGCCGGGGTGACCGGGCTGGCGGTGTCGATGCCGGTGGCCGGCGTGGTCGCCACGTTCACGGTCAGCCCGGCGGTGTTCGAGCGGATGACGCTGCACGTGCTCCTCGTCGGGCTCGGCATGGCGATTCTGCTTCCGGTGGTGCCGTTCGTGCTGGAGTTGCTCGCCCTGCGCCGGCTGACCACCGCGGCGTTCGGCACGCTGATGTGCCTCGAGCCGGCGTTGGCCTTCGTGGTCGGTTTCACGTTGCTGCACCAGAGCCTGGACGGATGGGCCGTCGCGGGGATCGTCGTCGTGGTGATCGCCGGCGTCGGGGCGGCCCGCAGCGGGGGCAGGCAGGCCGACATGCACATCGAGGTCGGTTAA